A genome region from Tursiops truncatus isolate mTurTru1 chromosome 15, mTurTru1.mat.Y, whole genome shotgun sequence includes the following:
- the ADAM33 gene encoding disintegrin and metalloproteinase domain-containing protein 33 isoform X14, which yields MRPGYRRARGSPALGLLLLLRLPWPVWGAEAFQGNTPGEPVTLHWVLDGRPRHMVTLEQPVSKLEVGLVVLKAEGQELLLELEKNHRLLAPGYTETHYSPDGQPVVLFPNHTDHCHYHGRVRGFLDSWVVLSICSGMRGLITLSSNASYYVHPWPAGDSKDFLTHKIFRTEQLLSWKGACGYRDPGDKRDMARLSCATQIRERRESLGSPRYLELYIVADHTLFLTQHRNLNHTKQRLLEVASYVDQILRTLDIQVALTGLEVWTEEDQSRVTPDANATLWAFLQWRQGLWARQPHDSAQLLTGRAFQGATVGLAPVEGMCRAESSGGVSTDHSELPIGAAATMAHEIGHSLGLSHDPDGCCVEAAAEQGGCVMAAATRHPFPRVFSACSRRQLRAFFSKGGGACLSNAPDSGLLVPRAHCGNGFVEEGEECDCGAGQECPDSCCHAHNCSLRAGAQCTHGDCCAHCLLKPAGAPCRRSAGDCDLPEFCTGVSPYCPPDIYLLDGSPCARGRGYCRDGACPTLEHQCQQLWGPGSRPAPEACFQVVNSAGDAHGNCGQQSDSSFVPCAQSDAQCGKLQCQGGEQSALVPHMVPVDSTVPLGSRQVTCKGALVLPGTQLDLPDLGLVESGTQCGPRMVCQERRCRNTTFRELELCLTACHGRGVCNSNRNCHCALGWAPPFCDKPGFGGSVDSGPMQPENQDTFTLAVILSFLLPLLPGAGLAWCCCRHPELRLQQCLWGSRRDPTCSGPKDGPCRGHPLGSVHPMELGLTATAEPQALGA from the exons ATGCGCCCGGGGTATCGGAGAGCTCGAGGGTCGCCggcgttggggctgctgctgctactgcgaCTACCGTGGCCGGTGTGGGGGGCTGAGGCGTTTCAAG GAAACACCCCTGGAGAGCCAGTCACCCTGCACTGGGTTCTGGATGGACGACCCCGGCACATGGTCACCCTGGAGCAGCCG GTCTCGAAGCTAGAAGTGGGGCTGGTGGTCTTGAAGGCTGAAGGCCAGGAGCTCCTGCTAGAGCTGGAGAAGAATCA CAGGCTGCTGGCTCCAGGATACACAGAAACCCACTACAGCCCAGATGGGCAGCCAGTAGTGCTGTTCCCCAACCACACG GATCATTGCCACTACCATGGGCGTGTGAGGGGCTTCCTGGACTCCTGGGTAGTCCTCAGCATCTGCTCTGGGATGAG GGGCCTGATCACACTCAGCAGCAATGCCAGCTATTATGTGCATCCTTGGCCAGCTGGGGACTCCAAAGACTTCTTGACCCACAAGATCTTCCGGACGGAGCAGCTGCTCAGCTGGAAAGGGGCCTGTGGCTACAGGGACCCTGGGGACAAAAGGGACATGGCCAGGCTTTCGTGTGCCACCCAGATCAGG GAGAGGCGGGAGTCCTTGGGGAGCCCGAGGTACCTGGAGCTGTACATAGTGGCGGATCACACCCTG TTCTTGACCCAGCACCGGAACTTGAACCACACCAAACAGCGTCTTCTGGAGGTCGCCAGCTATGTGGATCAG ATTCTCAGGACTCTGGACATTCAGGTGGCGCTGACCGGCCTGGAAGTGTGGACCGAGGAGGACCAGAGCCGCGTCACGCCAGACGCGAACGCCACGCTCTGGGCCTTCCTGCAGTGGCGCCAGGGACTGTGGGCACGGCAGCCACATGACTCGGCTCAGCTGCTCAC GGGCCGCGCCTTCCAGGGCGCCACCGTGGGCCTGGCGCCGGTCGAGGGCATGTGCCGCGCGGAGAGCTCTGGAGGCGTGAGCACC GACCACTCGGAGCTCCCCATTGGTGCTGCAGCCACCATGGCCCACGAGATAGGCCACAGCCTCGGCCTCAGCCACGACCCCGACGGCTGCTGCGTGGAGGCAGCGGCGGAGCAGGGCGGCTGCGTGATGGCCGCAGCTACCCG GCACCCGTTCCCGCGAGTGTTTAGCGCCTGCAGCCGCCGCCAGCTGCGCGCCTTCTTCAGCAAGGGAGGGGGCGCGTGCCTCTCCAACGCGCCGGACTCCGGGCTCCTAGTGCCCCGGGCGCACTGCGGGAATGGCTTCGTGGAAGAGGGCGAGGAGTGCGACTGCGGCGCCGGCCAG GAGTGCCCGGACTCCTGCTGCCATGCCCACAACTGCTCGCTGCGTGCGGGGGCCCAGTGCACCCACGGGGACTGCTGCGCACACTGCTTG CTGAAGCCGGCGGGTGCGCCTTGCCGCCGGTCTGCGGGCGACTGTGACCTCCCTGAATTCTGCACGGGCGTCTCCCCCTATTGCCCCCCCGACATTTACCTACTGGATGGCTCGCCCTGCGCCAGAGGCCGCGGCTACTGCCGGGACGGCGCGTGTCCCACGCTGGAGCATCAGTGCCAGCAGCTCTGGGGGCCTG GCTCCCGCCCAGCCCCGGAGGCTTGTTTCCAGGTTGTGAACTCTGCGGGAGACGCCCATGGGAACTGCGGCCAGCAAAGCGACAGCAGCTTCGTGCCCTGTGCGcagag CGATGCGCAGTGTGGGAAACTGCAGTGCCAGGGCGGGGAGCAGAGTGCACTGGTGCCACACATGGTGCCGGTGGACTCCACCGTACCCCTAGGCAGCCGCCAGGTGACCTGCAAGGGAGCCCTCGTGCTGCCCGGCACCCAGCTGGACCTGCCTGATTTGGGCCTGGTAGAGTCAGGCACCCAGTGTGGACCTAGAATG GTGTGCCAGGAAAGGCGCTGCCGGAACACTACCTTCCGAGAGCTGGAGCTCTGCCTGACCGCCTGCCATGGTCGCGGG GTTTGCAATAGTAACCGTAATTGCCACTGTGCTCTGGGCTGGGCTCCGCCTTTCTGTGACAAGCCAGGGTTTGGTGGTAGTGTGGACAGCGGTCCTATGCAGCCTGAAA ACCAGGACACCTTCACGCTGGCGGTGATCCTTAGTTTtctgctgcctctgctccctgGGGCCGGCCTGGCCTGGTGCTGCTGCCGGCACCCGGAACTCCGTCTCCAACAATGCCTTTGGGGCTCAAGGAGGGACCCTACGTGCAGTGG ACCCAAAGATGGCCCATGCAGGGGCCACCCTCTAGGCAGTGTTCACCCAATGGAGTTGGGCCTGACAGCCACTGcagagccccaggccctgggtgCGTGA
- the ADAM33 gene encoding disintegrin and metalloproteinase domain-containing protein 33 isoform X1 gives MRPGYRRARGSPALGLLLLLRLPWPVWGAEAFQGNTPGEPVTLHWVLDGRPRHMVTLEQPQAAGSRIHRNPLQPRWAASSAVPQPHGSLPLPWACEGLPGLLGSPQHLLWDEGPDHTQQQCQLLCASLASWGLQRLLDPQDLPDGAAAQLERGLWLQGPWGQKGHGQAFVCHPDQGEAGVLGEPEVPGAVHSGGSHPVLDPAPELEPHQTASSGGRQLCGSGWVGGGKSTFGVTTTGAGLEMGRGNGGEERGALPWRSTGTAAVPHFSPAPPRPQILRTLDIQVALTGLEVWTEEDQSRVTPDANATLWAFLQWRQGLWARQPHDSAQLLTGRAFQGATVGLAPVEGMCRAESSGGVSTDHSELPIGAAATMAHEIGHSLGLSHDPDGCCVEAAAEQGGCVMAAATRHPFPRVFSACSRRQLRAFFSKGGGACLSNAPDSGLLVPRAHCGNGFVEEGEECDCGAGQECPDSCCHAHNCSLRAGAQCTHGDCCAHCLLKPAGAPCRRSAGDCDLPEFCTGVSPYCPPDIYLLDGSPCARGRGYCRDGACPTLEHQCQQLWGPGSRPAPEACFQVVNSAGDAHGNCGQQSDSSFVPCAQSDAQCGKLQCQGGEQSALVPHMVPVDSTVPLGSRQVTCKGALVLPGTQLDLPDLGLVESGTQCGPRMVCQERRCRNTTFRELELCLTACHGRGVCNSNRNCHCALGWAPPFCDKPGFGGSVDSGPMQPENQDTFTLAVILSFLLPLLPGAGLAWCCCRHPELRLQQCLWGSRRDPTCSGTLPPPIAPPTLRTLSEPNSHLEKPVTHGPACTPKQVESKSQDPVSGEK, from the exons ATGCGCCCGGGGTATCGGAGAGCTCGAGGGTCGCCggcgttggggctgctgctgctactgcgaCTACCGTGGCCGGTGTGGGGGGCTGAGGCGTTTCAAG GAAACACCCCTGGAGAGCCAGTCACCCTGCACTGGGTTCTGGATGGACGACCCCGGCACATGGTCACCCTGGAGCAGCCG CAGGCTGCTGGCTCCAGGATACACAGAAACCCACTACAGCCCAGATGGGCAGCCAGTAGTGCTGTTCCCCAACCACACG GATCATTGCCACTACCATGGGCGTGTGAGGGGCTTCCTGGACTCCTGGGTAGTCCTCAGCATCTGCTCTGGGATGAG GGGCCTGATCACACTCAGCAGCAATGCCAGCTATTATGTGCATCCTTGGCCAGCTGGGGACTCCAAAGACTTCTTGACCCACAAGATCTTCCGGACGGAGCAGCTGCTCAGCTGGAAAGGGGCCTGTGGCTACAGGGACCCTGGGGACAAAAGGGACATGGCCAGGCTTTCGTGTGCCACCCAGATCAGG GAGAGGCGGGAGTCCTTGGGGAGCCCGAGGTACCTGGAGCTGTACATAGTGGCGGATCACACCCTG TTCTTGACCCAGCACCGGAACTTGAACCACACCAAACAGCGTCTTCTGGAGGTCGCCAGCTATGTGGATCAGGTTGGGTCGGTGGGGGGAAGAGCACTTTTGGGGTGACCACGACAGGGGCAGGcttggagatggggagagggaacggaggggaagaaagaggggCGCTCCCATGGAGGAGCACGGGCACCGCGGCGGTCCCCCACTTCAGCCCTGCCCCGCCGCGCCCGCAGATTCTCAGGACTCTGGACATTCAGGTGGCGCTGACCGGCCTGGAAGTGTGGACCGAGGAGGACCAGAGCCGCGTCACGCCAGACGCGAACGCCACGCTCTGGGCCTTCCTGCAGTGGCGCCAGGGACTGTGGGCACGGCAGCCACATGACTCGGCTCAGCTGCTCAC GGGCCGCGCCTTCCAGGGCGCCACCGTGGGCCTGGCGCCGGTCGAGGGCATGTGCCGCGCGGAGAGCTCTGGAGGCGTGAGCACC GACCACTCGGAGCTCCCCATTGGTGCTGCAGCCACCATGGCCCACGAGATAGGCCACAGCCTCGGCCTCAGCCACGACCCCGACGGCTGCTGCGTGGAGGCAGCGGCGGAGCAGGGCGGCTGCGTGATGGCCGCAGCTACCCG GCACCCGTTCCCGCGAGTGTTTAGCGCCTGCAGCCGCCGCCAGCTGCGCGCCTTCTTCAGCAAGGGAGGGGGCGCGTGCCTCTCCAACGCGCCGGACTCCGGGCTCCTAGTGCCCCGGGCGCACTGCGGGAATGGCTTCGTGGAAGAGGGCGAGGAGTGCGACTGCGGCGCCGGCCAG GAGTGCCCGGACTCCTGCTGCCATGCCCACAACTGCTCGCTGCGTGCGGGGGCCCAGTGCACCCACGGGGACTGCTGCGCACACTGCTTG CTGAAGCCGGCGGGTGCGCCTTGCCGCCGGTCTGCGGGCGACTGTGACCTCCCTGAATTCTGCACGGGCGTCTCCCCCTATTGCCCCCCCGACATTTACCTACTGGATGGCTCGCCCTGCGCCAGAGGCCGCGGCTACTGCCGGGACGGCGCGTGTCCCACGCTGGAGCATCAGTGCCAGCAGCTCTGGGGGCCTG GCTCCCGCCCAGCCCCGGAGGCTTGTTTCCAGGTTGTGAACTCTGCGGGAGACGCCCATGGGAACTGCGGCCAGCAAAGCGACAGCAGCTTCGTGCCCTGTGCGcagag CGATGCGCAGTGTGGGAAACTGCAGTGCCAGGGCGGGGAGCAGAGTGCACTGGTGCCACACATGGTGCCGGTGGACTCCACCGTACCCCTAGGCAGCCGCCAGGTGACCTGCAAGGGAGCCCTCGTGCTGCCCGGCACCCAGCTGGACCTGCCTGATTTGGGCCTGGTAGAGTCAGGCACCCAGTGTGGACCTAGAATG GTGTGCCAGGAAAGGCGCTGCCGGAACACTACCTTCCGAGAGCTGGAGCTCTGCCTGACCGCCTGCCATGGTCGCGGG GTTTGCAATAGTAACCGTAATTGCCACTGTGCTCTGGGCTGGGCTCCGCCTTTCTGTGACAAGCCAGGGTTTGGTGGTAGTGTGGACAGCGGTCCTATGCAGCCTGAAA ACCAGGACACCTTCACGCTGGCGGTGATCCTTAGTTTtctgctgcctctgctccctgGGGCCGGCCTGGCCTGGTGCTGCTGCCGGCACCCGGAACTCCGTCTCCAACAATGCCTTTGGGGCTCAAGGAGGGACCCTACGTGCAGTGG CACTCTTCCCCCACCTATTGCTCCGCCGACCTTGAGAACTCTGTCAGAGCCCAACAGCCACCTTGAGAAGCCTGTGACCCACGGCCCTGCTTGTACCCCCAAG CAGGTAGAGTCCAAAAGCCAAGATCCTGTCTCTGGTGAAAAGTGA
- the ADAM33 gene encoding disintegrin and metalloproteinase domain-containing protein 33 isoform X7, translating into MRPGYRRARGSPALGLLLLLRLPWPVWGAEAFQGNTPGEPVTLHWVLDGRPRHMVTLEQPQAAGSRIHRNPLQPRWAASSAVPQPHGSLPLPWACEGLPGLLGSPQHLLWDEGPDHTQQQCQLLCASLASWGLQRLLDPQDLPDGAAAQLERGLWLQGPWGQKGHGQAFVCHPDQGEAGVLGEPEVPGAVHSGGSHPVLDPAPELEPHQTASSGGRQLCGSGWVGGGKSTFGVTTTGAGLEMGRGNGGEERGALPWRSTGTAAVPHFSPAPPRPQILRTLDIQVALTGLEVWTEEDQSRVTPDANATLWAFLQWRQGLWARQPHDSAQLLTGRAFQGATVGLAPVEGMCRAESSGGVSTDHSELPIGAAATMAHEIGHSLGLSHDPDGCCVEAAAEQGGCVMAAATRHPFPRVFSACSRRQLRAFFSKGGGACLSNAPDSGLLVPRAHCGNGFVEEGEECDCGAGQLKPAGAPCRRSAGDCDLPEFCTGVSPYCPPDIYLLDGSPCARGRGYCRDGACPTLEHQCQQLWGPGSRPAPEACFQVVNSAGDAHGNCGQQSDSSFVPCAQSDAQCGKLQCQGGEQSALVPHMVPVDSTVPLGSRQVTCKGALVLPGTQLDLPDLGLVESGTQCGPRMVCQERRCRNTTFRELELCLTACHGRGVCNSNRNCHCALGWAPPFCDKPGFGGSVDSGPMQPENQDTFTLAVILSFLLPLLPGAGLAWCCCRHPELRLQQCLWGSRRDPTCSGTLPPPIAPPTLRTLSEPNSHLEKPVTHGPACTPKQVESKSQDPVSGEK; encoded by the exons ATGCGCCCGGGGTATCGGAGAGCTCGAGGGTCGCCggcgttggggctgctgctgctactgcgaCTACCGTGGCCGGTGTGGGGGGCTGAGGCGTTTCAAG GAAACACCCCTGGAGAGCCAGTCACCCTGCACTGGGTTCTGGATGGACGACCCCGGCACATGGTCACCCTGGAGCAGCCG CAGGCTGCTGGCTCCAGGATACACAGAAACCCACTACAGCCCAGATGGGCAGCCAGTAGTGCTGTTCCCCAACCACACG GATCATTGCCACTACCATGGGCGTGTGAGGGGCTTCCTGGACTCCTGGGTAGTCCTCAGCATCTGCTCTGGGATGAG GGGCCTGATCACACTCAGCAGCAATGCCAGCTATTATGTGCATCCTTGGCCAGCTGGGGACTCCAAAGACTTCTTGACCCACAAGATCTTCCGGACGGAGCAGCTGCTCAGCTGGAAAGGGGCCTGTGGCTACAGGGACCCTGGGGACAAAAGGGACATGGCCAGGCTTTCGTGTGCCACCCAGATCAGG GAGAGGCGGGAGTCCTTGGGGAGCCCGAGGTACCTGGAGCTGTACATAGTGGCGGATCACACCCTG TTCTTGACCCAGCACCGGAACTTGAACCACACCAAACAGCGTCTTCTGGAGGTCGCCAGCTATGTGGATCAGGTTGGGTCGGTGGGGGGAAGAGCACTTTTGGGGTGACCACGACAGGGGCAGGcttggagatggggagagggaacggaggggaagaaagaggggCGCTCCCATGGAGGAGCACGGGCACCGCGGCGGTCCCCCACTTCAGCCCTGCCCCGCCGCGCCCGCAGATTCTCAGGACTCTGGACATTCAGGTGGCGCTGACCGGCCTGGAAGTGTGGACCGAGGAGGACCAGAGCCGCGTCACGCCAGACGCGAACGCCACGCTCTGGGCCTTCCTGCAGTGGCGCCAGGGACTGTGGGCACGGCAGCCACATGACTCGGCTCAGCTGCTCAC GGGCCGCGCCTTCCAGGGCGCCACCGTGGGCCTGGCGCCGGTCGAGGGCATGTGCCGCGCGGAGAGCTCTGGAGGCGTGAGCACC GACCACTCGGAGCTCCCCATTGGTGCTGCAGCCACCATGGCCCACGAGATAGGCCACAGCCTCGGCCTCAGCCACGACCCCGACGGCTGCTGCGTGGAGGCAGCGGCGGAGCAGGGCGGCTGCGTGATGGCCGCAGCTACCCG GCACCCGTTCCCGCGAGTGTTTAGCGCCTGCAGCCGCCGCCAGCTGCGCGCCTTCTTCAGCAAGGGAGGGGGCGCGTGCCTCTCCAACGCGCCGGACTCCGGGCTCCTAGTGCCCCGGGCGCACTGCGGGAATGGCTTCGTGGAAGAGGGCGAGGAGTGCGACTGCGGCGCCGGCCAG CTGAAGCCGGCGGGTGCGCCTTGCCGCCGGTCTGCGGGCGACTGTGACCTCCCTGAATTCTGCACGGGCGTCTCCCCCTATTGCCCCCCCGACATTTACCTACTGGATGGCTCGCCCTGCGCCAGAGGCCGCGGCTACTGCCGGGACGGCGCGTGTCCCACGCTGGAGCATCAGTGCCAGCAGCTCTGGGGGCCTG GCTCCCGCCCAGCCCCGGAGGCTTGTTTCCAGGTTGTGAACTCTGCGGGAGACGCCCATGGGAACTGCGGCCAGCAAAGCGACAGCAGCTTCGTGCCCTGTGCGcagag CGATGCGCAGTGTGGGAAACTGCAGTGCCAGGGCGGGGAGCAGAGTGCACTGGTGCCACACATGGTGCCGGTGGACTCCACCGTACCCCTAGGCAGCCGCCAGGTGACCTGCAAGGGAGCCCTCGTGCTGCCCGGCACCCAGCTGGACCTGCCTGATTTGGGCCTGGTAGAGTCAGGCACCCAGTGTGGACCTAGAATG GTGTGCCAGGAAAGGCGCTGCCGGAACACTACCTTCCGAGAGCTGGAGCTCTGCCTGACCGCCTGCCATGGTCGCGGG GTTTGCAATAGTAACCGTAATTGCCACTGTGCTCTGGGCTGGGCTCCGCCTTTCTGTGACAAGCCAGGGTTTGGTGGTAGTGTGGACAGCGGTCCTATGCAGCCTGAAA ACCAGGACACCTTCACGCTGGCGGTGATCCTTAGTTTtctgctgcctctgctccctgGGGCCGGCCTGGCCTGGTGCTGCTGCCGGCACCCGGAACTCCGTCTCCAACAATGCCTTTGGGGCTCAAGGAGGGACCCTACGTGCAGTGG CACTCTTCCCCCACCTATTGCTCCGCCGACCTTGAGAACTCTGTCAGAGCCCAACAGCCACCTTGAGAAGCCTGTGACCCACGGCCCTGCTTGTACCCCCAAG CAGGTAGAGTCCAAAAGCCAAGATCCTGTCTCTGGTGAAAAGTGA
- the ADAM33 gene encoding disintegrin and metalloproteinase domain-containing protein 33 isoform X4: MDSEDRVRSAGVCTHQGPLHHFPHSPPVPKEKLEPVPHHAFFLAPPTSVLAEIWGWVLCSPGSLPLPWACEGLPGLLGSPQHLLWDEGPDHTQQQCQLLCASLASWGLQRLLDPQDLPDGAAAQLERGLWLQGPWGQKGHGQAFVCHPDQGEAGVLGEPEVPGAVHSGGSHPVLDPAPELEPHQTASSGGRQLCGSGWVGGGKSTFGVTTTGAGLEMGRGNGGEERGALPWRSTGTAAVPHFSPAPPRPQILRTLDIQVALTGLEVWTEEDQSRVTPDANATLWAFLQWRQGLWARQPHDSAQLLTGRAFQGATVGLAPVEGMCRAESSGGVSTDHSELPIGAAATMAHEIGHSLGLSHDPDGCCVEAAAEQGGCVMAAATRHPFPRVFSACSRRQLRAFFSKGGGACLSNAPDSGLLVPRAHCGNGFVEEGEECDCGAGQECPDSCCHAHNCSLRAGAQCTHGDCCAHCLLKPAGAPCRRSAGDCDLPEFCTGVSPYCPPDIYLLDGSPCARGRGYCRDGACPTLEHQCQQLWGPGSRPAPEACFQVVNSAGDAHGNCGQQSDSSFVPCAQSDAQCGKLQCQGGEQSALVPHMVPVDSTVPLGSRQVTCKGALVLPGTQLDLPDLGLVESGTQCGPRMVCQERRCRNTTFRELELCLTACHGRGVCNSNRNCHCALGWAPPFCDKPGFGGSVDSGPMQPENQDTFTLAVILSFLLPLLPGAGLAWCCCRHPELRLQQCLWGSRRDPTCSGTLPPPIAPPTLRTLSEPNSHLEKPVTHGPACTPKQVESKSQDPVSGEK, translated from the exons ATGGACTCTGAGGACAGGGTGAGGAGTGCTGGGGTATGCACCCACCAAGGGCCTCTCCACCATTTCCCCCATTCTCCTCCTGTTCCTAAGGAGAAGCTGGAGCCAGTCCCCCACCATGCTTTTTTTCTTGCCCCTCCCACCTCAGTCCTGGCTGAGATTTGGGGCTGGGTCCTTTGCTCTCCAGGATCATTGCCACTACCATGGGCGTGTGAGGGGCTTCCTGGACTCCTGGGTAGTCCTCAGCATCTGCTCTGGGATGAG GGGCCTGATCACACTCAGCAGCAATGCCAGCTATTATGTGCATCCTTGGCCAGCTGGGGACTCCAAAGACTTCTTGACCCACAAGATCTTCCGGACGGAGCAGCTGCTCAGCTGGAAAGGGGCCTGTGGCTACAGGGACCCTGGGGACAAAAGGGACATGGCCAGGCTTTCGTGTGCCACCCAGATCAGG GAGAGGCGGGAGTCCTTGGGGAGCCCGAGGTACCTGGAGCTGTACATAGTGGCGGATCACACCCTG TTCTTGACCCAGCACCGGAACTTGAACCACACCAAACAGCGTCTTCTGGAGGTCGCCAGCTATGTGGATCAGGTTGGGTCGGTGGGGGGAAGAGCACTTTTGGGGTGACCACGACAGGGGCAGGcttggagatggggagagggaacggaggggaagaaagaggggCGCTCCCATGGAGGAGCACGGGCACCGCGGCGGTCCCCCACTTCAGCCCTGCCCCGCCGCGCCCGCAGATTCTCAGGACTCTGGACATTCAGGTGGCGCTGACCGGCCTGGAAGTGTGGACCGAGGAGGACCAGAGCCGCGTCACGCCAGACGCGAACGCCACGCTCTGGGCCTTCCTGCAGTGGCGCCAGGGACTGTGGGCACGGCAGCCACATGACTCGGCTCAGCTGCTCAC GGGCCGCGCCTTCCAGGGCGCCACCGTGGGCCTGGCGCCGGTCGAGGGCATGTGCCGCGCGGAGAGCTCTGGAGGCGTGAGCACC GACCACTCGGAGCTCCCCATTGGTGCTGCAGCCACCATGGCCCACGAGATAGGCCACAGCCTCGGCCTCAGCCACGACCCCGACGGCTGCTGCGTGGAGGCAGCGGCGGAGCAGGGCGGCTGCGTGATGGCCGCAGCTACCCG GCACCCGTTCCCGCGAGTGTTTAGCGCCTGCAGCCGCCGCCAGCTGCGCGCCTTCTTCAGCAAGGGAGGGGGCGCGTGCCTCTCCAACGCGCCGGACTCCGGGCTCCTAGTGCCCCGGGCGCACTGCGGGAATGGCTTCGTGGAAGAGGGCGAGGAGTGCGACTGCGGCGCCGGCCAG GAGTGCCCGGACTCCTGCTGCCATGCCCACAACTGCTCGCTGCGTGCGGGGGCCCAGTGCACCCACGGGGACTGCTGCGCACACTGCTTG CTGAAGCCGGCGGGTGCGCCTTGCCGCCGGTCTGCGGGCGACTGTGACCTCCCTGAATTCTGCACGGGCGTCTCCCCCTATTGCCCCCCCGACATTTACCTACTGGATGGCTCGCCCTGCGCCAGAGGCCGCGGCTACTGCCGGGACGGCGCGTGTCCCACGCTGGAGCATCAGTGCCAGCAGCTCTGGGGGCCTG GCTCCCGCCCAGCCCCGGAGGCTTGTTTCCAGGTTGTGAACTCTGCGGGAGACGCCCATGGGAACTGCGGCCAGCAAAGCGACAGCAGCTTCGTGCCCTGTGCGcagag CGATGCGCAGTGTGGGAAACTGCAGTGCCAGGGCGGGGAGCAGAGTGCACTGGTGCCACACATGGTGCCGGTGGACTCCACCGTACCCCTAGGCAGCCGCCAGGTGACCTGCAAGGGAGCCCTCGTGCTGCCCGGCACCCAGCTGGACCTGCCTGATTTGGGCCTGGTAGAGTCAGGCACCCAGTGTGGACCTAGAATG GTGTGCCAGGAAAGGCGCTGCCGGAACACTACCTTCCGAGAGCTGGAGCTCTGCCTGACCGCCTGCCATGGTCGCGGG GTTTGCAATAGTAACCGTAATTGCCACTGTGCTCTGGGCTGGGCTCCGCCTTTCTGTGACAAGCCAGGGTTTGGTGGTAGTGTGGACAGCGGTCCTATGCAGCCTGAAA ACCAGGACACCTTCACGCTGGCGGTGATCCTTAGTTTtctgctgcctctgctccctgGGGCCGGCCTGGCCTGGTGCTGCTGCCGGCACCCGGAACTCCGTCTCCAACAATGCCTTTGGGGCTCAAGGAGGGACCCTACGTGCAGTGG CACTCTTCCCCCACCTATTGCTCCGCCGACCTTGAGAACTCTGTCAGAGCCCAACAGCCACCTTGAGAAGCCTGTGACCCACGGCCCTGCTTGTACCCCCAAG CAGGTAGAGTCCAAAAGCCAAGATCCTGTCTCTGGTGAAAAGTGA